Proteins from one Oncorhynchus tshawytscha isolate Ot180627B linkage group LG16, Otsh_v2.0, whole genome shotgun sequence genomic window:
- the tardbpa gene encoding TAR DNA binding protein, like isoform X2, giving the protein MAELYIRVGEDENEEPMEIPSEDDGTVLLSTVAAQFPGACGLRYRSPASQCMRGVRLVEGILHAPENDWGSLVYVVNYPKDNKRKMDEMDAASAVKMKRGIDRTSDLIILGLPWKTSEQDLKDYFATFGEVIMVQVKRDVKTGNSKGFGFVRFTEYETQSKVISQRHMIDGRWCDCKLPNSKAGPDEPMRNCKIFVGRCTEDITTDELRQFFMQYGEVTDVFIPKPFRAFAFVTFSDDQVASALCGEDLIIKGVSVHISNAEPKHNNSRQMMDRGAVNQLFSNFPGRSPSLAAMFDRTQYRYPSSHV; this is encoded by the exons ATGGCAGAGTTGTACATTCGCGTGGGAGAGGATGAAAACGAAGAGCCAATGGAGATCCCATCTGAGGATGATGGCACTGTTTTGCTGTCAACAGTAGCAGCCCAGTTTCCCGGAGCGTGCGGCCTACGTTACAGGAGCCCTGCGTCTCAGTGCATGCGAGGCGTCCGTCTAGTTGAGGGCATCTTGCATGCACCTGAGAATGACTGGGGTAGTCTGGTGTACGTCGTTAACTACCCAAAAG ATAACAAAAGGAAGATGGATGAAATGGATGCCGCCTCTGCTGTAAAAATGAAGAGAGGTATTGATAGAACATCAGACCTCATTATCCTTGGGTTGCCATGGAAAACATCTGAGCAAGATTTGAAAGACTACTTTGCCACTTTTGGAGAAGTCATCATGGTGCAG GTCAAAAGAGATGTCAAGACTGGGAACTCAAAAGGGTTTGGCTTTGTTCGGTTCACTGAGTATGAGACTCAATCCAAAGTGATTTCTCAGCGACACATGATCGATGGAAGATGGTGTGACTGCAAATTACCAAACTCTAAG GCAGGGCCTGATGAGCCCATGCGCAACTGTAAAATCTTTGTTGGTCGCTGCACAGAGGACATTACCACTGATGAGCTCCGGCAGTTCTTCATGCAGTATGGCGAGGTCACTGACGTCTTCATTCCTAAACCCTTCCGGGCGTTTGCCTTTGTCACTTTCTCAGATGACCAG GTTGCCTCAGCATTGTGCGGAGAAGACCTGATCATCAAGGGTGTCAGCGTGCACATCTCCAACGCCGAGCCTAAGCACAATAATAGTAGGCAAATGATGGATCGTGGGGCTG